TTTCTGAAATCTCCGTAAAGTCAATACAGACCTTGCATAGAGTCATTTCACTTTTAAAACTTTTTTTTGAGGAACCGGAACTCTCCGAAACAGTTTCGGAGATTCTTATAATCGTCAGAAAGTCAATGAAGACGCTGTGAATCCCATTCTTTGAGATCACCACACTTCCCAGAGATCGCTCGCGATGACAGACAAGGTGAGGTTGCTCACGATGATAGGCAAAGGATATGTCTCCCCGACTCCTTACCAGATGAAGTGACGGAAACATTTTCCGTCATCGCCTAAATCTCCGTAAAGTCAACAAGAACAACGCTTCACACGATTTAACTTTTTAAAAACTATTTTCTAAGGAATCGGAACTTCTATCGATTGGGGTCGGACCAAACCTTAAAAATATTGGATTATGGAGTAGAGATTATGGATTATCTTAATCCTTTTGATATAACACCATAATCTTTGCTGCGTGATGAGTTTACAGCATAAACAACCTTGACAGAAATCAACTTTCCTTTTGATGTAACATAGCAAATATGCTATAATCTGTTTATGAATTGGACAATTTCTTATTATAGCGAGTCCATACAGAAAGAAATCCTTGCATTGCCCGCTGGTTTTCTTGCCCGATATCTGCGATATTCTGACCGGATGGAACTTTACGGCCCAAATCTGGGCATGCCTCACACACGAGCAATGCGTGAAGGCCTGTTTGAATTGCGGATTCAGGCCGAAGAAGGAATTTTGCGTGTATTTTACTGCACGATAGTTGGTAAAAAGATAGTGATGCTGCATCAATTCATAAAGAAAACAGACAAAACCCCGTCGAGAGAACTTAATATAGCCCTACGGCGGATGAAGGAGGTCGAAGATGCTTACACACAAAGAACTTAAAAACCGTGCCCTCGAACGTACGGATGTAAAAGCCGAATATGAAAGCCTTGCCGATGAATTTACCTTTCTTGATGAATTCCTGAAAGCACGCGCTGCCGCAGGTGTCACGCAGGCGGAGGTTGCCAAACGTATTGGCACAACACAATCCACGATAGCACGTCTGGAATCAGGCAGGGGAAAACACTCGCCATCACTGGCCACGTTGCAAAAGTATGCTCGCGCCCTCGGTTGTCGTCTTGAGTTGAGAT
Above is a window of Pseudomonadota bacterium DNA encoding:
- a CDS encoding type II toxin-antitoxin system RelE/ParE family toxin, with protein sequence MNWTISYYSESIQKEILALPAGFLARYLRYSDRMELYGPNLGMPHTRAMREGLFELRIQAEEGILRVFYCTIVGKKIVMLHQFIKKTDKTPSRELNIALRRMKEVEDAYTQRT
- a CDS encoding helix-turn-helix transcriptional regulator; its protein translation is MLTHKELKNRALERTDVKAEYESLADEFTFLDEFLKARAAAGVTQAEVAKRIGTTQSTIARLESGRGKHSPSLATLQKYARALGCRLELRLRRD